The Enterobacter asburiae genomic sequence TACCCTGCCGCTGTTAGAGCTGCTGGTAAAAAACCAGCCGCACGCCAAAGGCCGTCGTCCGGTGCGTGCCCTGATCCTGACCCCAACCCGCGAGCTGGCGGCGCAGATTGGTGAGAACGTGCGTGACTATAGCCGCTATCTCAACATTCGCTCGCTGGTGGTTTTCGGTGGCGTCAGCATCAACCCGCAGATGATGAAGCTGCGCGGCGGCGTGGACGTGCTGATAGCAACGCCGGGCCGTCTGCTGGATCTCGAACACCAGAACGCGGTGAAGCTCGATGGCATCGAAATTCTGGTGCTGGACGAAGCCGACCGCATGCTCGACATGGGCTTCATCCACGATATTCGTCGCGTGCTGGCCAAGCTGCCCGCGCGTCGTCAGAACCTGCTCTTCTCCGCGACCTTCTCCGACGAGATCAAGGCGCTGGCGGAAAAGCTGCTGCATAACCCGCTGGAAGTGGAGGTGGCGCGCCGCAACACCGCCTCCGAGCAGGTGACGCAGCACGTTCACTTTGTGGATAAAAAGCGCAAGCGGGAACTGCTCTCCCAGATGATCGGCCAGGGCAACTGGCAGCAGGTGCTGGTCTTTACCCGCACCAAGCACGGCGCCAACCACCTGGCGGAACAGCTGAATAAAGACGGCATCCGCAGCGCCGCCATTCACGGTAACAAGAGCCAGGGCGCGCGTACCCGTGCGCTGGCGGACTTCAAATCCGGCGACATCCGCGTGCTGGTGGCGACCGACATCGCTGCCCGTGGCCTCGACATTGAAGAGCTGCCGCACGTGGTGAACTACGAGCTGCCAAACGTGCCGGAAGATTACGTTCACCGTATCGGCCGTACCGGCCGCGCGGCGGCAACCGGTGAAGCGCTCTCTCTGGTCTGCGTGGACGAGCACAAGCTGCTGCGCGACATTGAGCGCCTCCTGAAGAAAGAGATCCCGCGCATCGAAACCCCGGGTTATGAAGTGGATCCGTCGATCAAAGCCGAGCCGATTCAGAACGGTCGTCAGGGCGGCGGTGGACGCGGTCAGGGCGGCGGCGGTCGCGGTCAGCAGCCGCGTCGTGCCGAAGGCGGCGCGCCGAAATCATCCGGCAAACCGCCGCGTCGTAACAACGACAGCAAACCGGCGGGTGAAAACCCGTGGCGCAGCGGCGAAGGGAAACCGGCAGGGGAAGGGCAGCGTCGACGCCGCCCGCGCAAGCCTGCTAACCCGCAGTAATCTGGAAGCCCGGTCGTAAAGCCGGGCTTTTCTTTTTGCGGCAGCGAAGAGAAAGTGCCACAATAGTGGCTGTTTATACAGTGTTTCAGGTTTTCCGATGGCTTTAACCGCTGCGCTCAAGGCGCAAATTGGCGCATGGTATAAGGCGCTACAGCAGCAGATCCCCGACTTTATCCCCCGAGCGCCGCAGCGGCAGATGATTGCTGACGTGGCAAAAACGCTCGCCGGGGACGACGGGCGACATCTGGCGATTGAAGCCCCGACCGGCGTCGGGAAAACCCTGTCGTATCTCATTCCCGGCATCGCGATTGCGCGGGAAGAGGACAAAACGCTGGTGGTCAGCACCGCCAACGTGGCCTTGCAGGACCAGATCTTCAGCAAGGATTTACCTCTGCTGCGCAAAATCATCCCCGACCTGCGGTTTACGGCAGCCTTTGGGCGCGGGCGTTACGTGTGCCCGCGTAACCTGGCGGCGCTGGCCAGCAGCGAGCCGAATCAGCAGGATCTGCTCGCGTTTCTGGATGACGAGCTAACGCCAAACAATAAGGCCGAGCAGGAGCAGTGTGCAAAACTTAAAGCCGAGCTCGACGGCTATAAGTGGGACGGCCTGCGGGATCACACCAGCCAGGCCATCAGCGACGACCTGTGGCGCAGGCTCAGCACCGACAAAGCCAGCTGCCTGAACCGCAACTGTCACTATTACCGCGAGTGCCCGTTCTTTGTCGCCCGGCGCGAAATTCAGGAGGCGGAGGTGGTTGTGGCAAACCACGCGCTGGTGATGGCGGCGCTCGAGAGCGAAGCGGTGCTGCCAGAGCCTAAAAACCTGCTGCTGGTGCTTGATGAAGGCCATCATCTGCCGGACGTGGCGCGTGACGCGCTGGAGATGAGCGCCGAAATCACTGCTCCGTGGTTCCGCCTGCAGCTGGATCTCTTCTGTAAGCTGGTGGCGACCTGTATGGAGCAGTTCCGCCCGAAAACCACGCCGCCGCTGGCGGTGCCGGAGCGGCTGAGCGACCACTGTGAAGAGGTCTACGGCCTGATTGCCTCGCTCAATAACATTTTGAATCTTTATCTTCCGGCAACCCAGGAAGCTGAACACCGCTTTGCGATGGGAGAGCTACCGGAAGAGGTGATGGCGATCTGCCAGCAGCTGGCGAAGCATCTGGAAAAGCTGCGCGGGCTGGCGGAGATGTTCTTAAACGATCTCAGCGAGAAAACCGGCTCGCATGACGTGGTGCGTCTGCACCGCGTTCTGCTGCAGATGAACCGCGCGCTGGGGATGTTCGAAGCGCAAAGCAAGCTCTGGCGGCTGGCCTCGATGGCGCAGGCGTCCGGCGCGCCGGTCACCAAATGGGCGACCCGCGACGTGCGGGACGGGCAGGTGCACCTCTTTTTCCACTGCGTGGGCATCCGCGTGGCCGATCAGCTGGAAAAGCTGATCTGGCGCAGCGTGCCGCACGTGGTTGTCACCTCTGCCACGCTGCGCTCCCTGAACAGTTTTTCTCGTTTGCAGGAGATGAGCGGGCTCAAAGAGAAAGCGGGCGACCGTTTCGTGGCGCTGGACTCGCCGTTTAACCACTGCGAGCAGGGCAAGCTGGTCATTCCGCGCATGAAATTTGAGCCGCTCATCGACAACGAGGAGCAGCACATCGCGGAAATGGCGGCCTACTTCCGCGAGCAGGTCGAGAGTAAAAAGTACCCCGGTATGCTGGTGCTGTTTGCCAGCGGGCGGGCGATGCAGCGCTTCCTCGAACACGTCACCGATCTGCGTTTACTCCTGCTGGTGCAGGGGGATCAGCCGCGCTACCGGCTGGTGGAAACCCACCGCAAGCGCATTGATAACGGCGAGCGCAGCGTGCTGGTGGGGTTGCAGTCGTTTGCTGAAGGTCTGGATTTGAAAGGCGACTACCTGACGCAGGTGCACATCCATAAAATCGCCTTCCCGCCTATCGACAGCCCGGTGGTGATCACCGAGGGGGAGTGGCTGAAAAGCCTCAACCGCTATCCGTTTGAAGTGCAGAGTTTGCCTGCGGCGTCGTTTAACCTGATTCAGCAGGTCGGGCGCTTGATTCGTAGCCACGGCTGTTGGGGCGAGGTGGTGATTTATGACAAACGTCTGCTCACCAAAAATTACGGCCAACGCCTCCTGAACGCGCTGCCGATCTTTCCGATTGAACAGCCAGAGGTACCTGAGGTAAAAAAACGCCCGGCAACACTGACTTCCGGGCGTAAGAAAAGCCTCCGTGCTAAGGGGCGCGGTCCTACTGGTAAATGAAGGTCACCTGCACCACGCTGCTAAACGTTCCTGCCGTGACCGGCAATGAGGTGGCGTAATAGCGGGCGGCCAGCGGGAAATCCGCCGTGTGATTGTCCTGGTTGATCAACACGCTGAAGCTGGCGTCCGGGGCAAGCGAGATCTGATCCTGCGGGTCGGCAAGCTCCAGCGCCAGTCCTTTCGCGGTTCCGGTGCTGGCGAATTTCGTCGGATGAATACTGTCTGGCTGACCGTGAAAGGTTGCCGTGGCCAGCACGGAAGTGGTTGGACATTTCGACAGGGTTAAGTCGAATGAATTCCATTGTCCGGTATCGCCTACATTCTTAAAATCCCCGGTATTCGCTTTGCCCAGATTGACCGTCAGGTTCTGGCTGGCGCTGTCTACCTGGCAGGCGTTGGCGTAAATGTTTCCGCGAATATCGAGCTGAATCTCTTCCGCCGGGCTCTGGCTGGCCACTCCAAGGAGTAAAAGGGCTAATAAGGTTTTCATTTGTAGGCCACCGTAATGGTTGCGACGGCATTCGCCGTTCCGGGCGTCACCTCCGAGCTGGTTTGTTCGTAAGAGACGCTGAAGGGATATTGCGAGCGGATATTGGCATAGGCGGTAAAGGTATTCATATATTGCCCGAAAACAGGTATCTGACCGTTAAAGAGCATTCTCACCCCCACGCCGGTCGCCACGCCGTTTTCCGGCGTTAATTTGATTACGCCAGGAAAATTCGGTTCATAGCCATTGGCGCTGGCGATCATCATTTCCGGCTGTACATCCTGATCGCAGAGCATGTCGATATTGAATACCGACTGGGAGACCAGGGTTCCCGGACCGGTAAAACGGCTCACCGGAAAATCCCCCAGCGTGACGGTCAGAGATTTGGGTGATACGGTGCAGGTAACTGCTTTAACCACCACGTTACCTGAGTAGGAGAGGGTATTTGGATAACTCAAGCTTTCTATTTGCTCAACACCAAAGCCAAATTGGGTATTACTGGATGTGAGCGTACCGGCGGTTACCACCTCGCTGGTTTTCACCAGTTCCAGCGAGACGTCGAAGCTAAACGCAAATGAACCATCGCTACCCGTCGAATCAGACACTTGACCCACGGAAGACTTAGTTGTGCAGATTTGGTCTGCTGCTCCCATCACACGCTCCCCTTTACTATTTCGGAGCGACACGCCGATCCCGGCAACACCCGACTCATAAACACCAGGGATATTGGGAGTCTCTCTACCCAGGCCGTGGTAACAGGCAATGATCTGACGACCTGCGTCTTCGGCTGTATAGCACCCCCCCGCAATGTGAGCCGAACGTTCCGTTCCCGGGATGGTCTCTCCCACGGGAAGGCTGGTAGGTACTGAAATAGACGCTAACGATAGCAGCGCTGGTAAATTTGGTGAGACACAGTTGGCCTTTGCATGCGGCATAAAGAGTGCTGCCGTCGCCAGAACTACAAGTAAGAAAAACGATTTTGCTATCTGCATCATGATCGGTCCGGTGTTAATCAGTGACACTGCGCGGCAGCGTTAATAATGTTGGTGTCATCCTTGTCTTGCATCAGGGCGTAATCGGCGACGCAATGTTCGCTCGCCTCCTTGCCCCAGGAAACGAAAAGGCGTCCGTGCTGCGGCAGTCCGGTGAGATACACCAGGCCGTCGTTACCGACGATAAATTCACTGCTCTTGTCTTCCGTGGTGACCGTTGCGCCGAAGGGCAGCGGTTTGTCTTTCCAGGCCAGCGTCATTAAGACGCGGTTGCCCACGCGAGTATCGAAGCTGGCGCGAACTATCGCGCCGCGTGTTGGTGTTACCGTCTGCGAGGCGTGTGTCACGTCGGCATCTTCTGGCAGCGTCTCGGTATCCAGCGAAATTGGGTTGTGGCGCCACGGAGTGACAAAGGGCACCAGCGTATAGCCGCGATAGTCCGTTTCCACGCCCGTCTGGTTGGCAATGTGCGTGCCATGTGTTCCCGGCGCTTTAATCAGCACCACGGTTTCGCCCAGGGTCTGACCAAAGGTGACGCCGTCAGAGTGGGCGACGATGCCGCCCTGGATCCCGGCGTTAACGGTATGCTGATGGCTGTCCTGGCTTACGCCGCCTTGCACTTCACCGTAGGTGCCTTTGTAATCCGCATTCATACTGGTAGAGGTGTTGTTATTGGCGCTGTCCAGTCCCTGCTGAACGTTCCAGCTCAGCTTGTCTCCCTCCAGCGCGGTACCATTCAGGCCCAGGTTGTGGGTGCTGCCGTCTTTACTGTTGTTCAGGCTGTAGTTTGCCCAGGTGTTAGGCAGCCAGCGGTCGAGCGGAACCGACACGTTGAGGCCGATTTGTCGGTCATAGCTGATGGATTTACCGTCCTCGTCCATGTCGTCGTTGTTTTTATTGACGCTGTAGCTCAGGCTATAGCTCACGCCGTGCCAGCTATTGTTGTAGTTAACGCTCAGGGAGGTCATATCCTGACTCTGGCTCCAGTAACTCTCTTTCACCAGGCTTAGCG encodes the following:
- the dinG gene encoding ATP-dependent DNA helicase DinG — its product is MALTAALKAQIGAWYKALQQQIPDFIPRAPQRQMIADVAKTLAGDDGRHLAIEAPTGVGKTLSYLIPGIAIAREEDKTLVVSTANVALQDQIFSKDLPLLRKIIPDLRFTAAFGRGRYVCPRNLAALASSEPNQQDLLAFLDDELTPNNKAEQEQCAKLKAELDGYKWDGLRDHTSQAISDDLWRRLSTDKASCLNRNCHYYRECPFFVARREIQEAEVVVANHALVMAALESEAVLPEPKNLLLVLDEGHHLPDVARDALEMSAEITAPWFRLQLDLFCKLVATCMEQFRPKTTPPLAVPERLSDHCEEVYGLIASLNNILNLYLPATQEAEHRFAMGELPEEVMAICQQLAKHLEKLRGLAEMFLNDLSEKTGSHDVVRLHRVLLQMNRALGMFEAQSKLWRLASMAQASGAPVTKWATRDVRDGQVHLFFHCVGIRVADQLEKLIWRSVPHVVVTSATLRSLNSFSRLQEMSGLKEKAGDRFVALDSPFNHCEQGKLVIPRMKFEPLIDNEEQHIAEMAAYFREQVESKKYPGMLVLFASGRAMQRFLEHVTDLRLLLLVQGDQPRYRLVETHRKRIDNGERSVLVGLQSFAEGLDLKGDYLTQVHIHKIAFPPIDSPVVITEGEWLKSLNRYPFEVQSLPAASFNLIQQVGRLIRSHGCWGEVVIYDKRLLTKNYGQRLLNALPIFPIEQPEVPEVKKRPATLTSGRKKSLRAKGRGPTGK
- a CDS encoding fimbrial protein, with amino-acid sequence MMQIAKSFFLLVVLATAALFMPHAKANCVSPNLPALLSLASISVPTSLPVGETIPGTERSAHIAGGCYTAEDAGRQIIACYHGLGRETPNIPGVYESGVAGIGVSLRNSKGERVMGAADQICTTKSSVGQVSDSTGSDGSFAFSFDVSLELVKTSEVVTAGTLTSSNTQFGFGVEQIESLSYPNTLSYSGNVVVKAVTCTVSPKSLTVTLGDFPVSRFTGPGTLVSQSVFNIDMLCDQDVQPEMMIASANGYEPNFPGVIKLTPENGVATGVGVRMLFNGQIPVFGQYMNTFTAYANIRSQYPFSVSYEQTSSEVTPGTANAVATITVAYK
- the rhlE gene encoding ATP-dependent RNA helicase RhlE translates to MSFDSLGLNPEILRAIAEQGYVEPTPIQQQAIPAVLQGRDLMASAQTGTGKTAGFTLPLLELLVKNQPHAKGRRPVRALILTPTRELAAQIGENVRDYSRYLNIRSLVVFGGVSINPQMMKLRGGVDVLIATPGRLLDLEHQNAVKLDGIEILVLDEADRMLDMGFIHDIRRVLAKLPARRQNLLFSATFSDEIKALAEKLLHNPLEVEVARRNTASEQVTQHVHFVDKKRKRELLSQMIGQGNWQQVLVFTRTKHGANHLAEQLNKDGIRSAAIHGNKSQGARTRALADFKSGDIRVLVATDIAARGLDIEELPHVVNYELPNVPEDYVHRIGRTGRAAATGEALSLVCVDEHKLLRDIERLLKKEIPRIETPGYEVDPSIKAEPIQNGRQGGGGRGQGGGGRGQQPRRAEGGAPKSSGKPPRRNNDSKPAGENPWRSGEGKPAGEGQRRRRPRKPANPQ
- a CDS encoding fimbrial protein; the encoded protein is MKTLLALLLLGVASQSPAEEIQLDIRGNIYANACQVDSASQNLTVNLGKANTGDFKNVGDTGQWNSFDLTLSKCPTTSVLATATFHGQPDSIHPTKFASTGTAKGLALELADPQDQISLAPDASFSVLINQDNHTADFPLAARYYATSLPVTAGTFSSVVQVTFIYQ